In one Modestobacter sp. L9-4 genomic region, the following are encoded:
- a CDS encoding DNA polymerase domain-containing protein has translation MATAEERDGVRLSSLDSPLGDGLGVTKRDLVDHLDAFADRLVPLLAGRPLTVKRVRPGAEPFIQRDVPKGAPEWVRTVATWSDRAHREVHQVLCEDRRTLLWLGNQRAVELHVPFSRVDDEQPTGLVLDLDPPDGADFAVVVATALLARRALADAGLSGAVKTSGSTGLHVVVPVHGSPAEDVAAATRALAARTAALDPELATTAYVVAERGDRAFVDSTRSGRGTIAVAYSPRLRPGLPVSTPVGWDELSDWDDATGIRPGTVTVGTARERFGDTDPWAAAQPAPQQLPADLVAEGHTIPVARVAAMHEGKRRARAAREAGS, from the coding sequence GTGGCCACCGCGGAGGAACGGGACGGCGTTCGGCTGAGCAGCCTGGACTCACCGCTCGGCGACGGGCTCGGGGTGACCAAGCGCGACCTGGTCGACCACCTCGACGCCTTCGCCGACCGGCTGGTGCCGCTGCTCGCCGGCCGGCCGCTGACGGTGAAGCGGGTGCGGCCCGGCGCCGAGCCGTTCATCCAGCGCGACGTGCCCAAGGGCGCCCCGGAGTGGGTGCGCACCGTGGCCACCTGGAGCGACCGGGCGCACCGCGAGGTCCACCAGGTGCTCTGCGAGGACCGCCGCACGCTGCTGTGGCTGGGCAACCAGCGCGCGGTGGAGCTGCACGTGCCCTTCAGTCGGGTGGACGACGAGCAGCCCACCGGCCTGGTGCTCGACCTGGACCCGCCCGACGGCGCGGACTTCGCCGTGGTCGTGGCCACGGCGCTGCTCGCCCGCCGGGCGTTGGCCGACGCGGGCCTGAGCGGGGCGGTGAAGACCAGCGGGTCCACCGGGCTGCACGTCGTCGTCCCGGTGCACGGCTCACCCGCCGAGGACGTCGCCGCCGCCACCCGGGCACTGGCGGCCCGCACCGCGGCCCTGGACCCGGAGCTGGCGACCACCGCCTACGTCGTCGCCGAGCGGGGGGACCGGGCCTTCGTCGACTCGACCCGCTCCGGCCGGGGCACGATCGCCGTCGCCTACAGCCCGCGGCTGCGGCCCGGGCTGCCGGTGTCCACCCCGGTGGGCTGGGACGAGCTGTCGGACTGGGACGACGCGACGGGCATCCGGCCCGGCACCGTCACCGTGGGCACCGCGCGGGAGCGGTTCGGCGACACCGACCCCTGGGCCGCCGCGCAGCCGGCACCCCAGCAGCTGCCCGCCGACCTGGTCGCGGAGGGCCACACCATCCCGGTCGCCCGCGTCGCGGCCATGCACGAGGGGAAGCGCCGGGCCCGCGCCGCCCGGGAGGCCGGCTCGTGA
- the gndA gene encoding NADP-dependent phosphogluconate dehydrogenase, whose amino-acid sequence MSDQIGVTGLAVMGANLARNLARHGHQVVLHNRSQGRTDALVEAHGSEGDLVPTGSVAEFVQTLQRPRKIIIMVKAGAPTDAVIDEIAPLLDEGDVLMDGGNALFTDTVRRTEALAGKGLHFVGTGISGGEEGALNGPSIMPGGSAEAYELVGPLLESIAAVVDGEPCCTHVGESGAGHFVKMVHNGIEYADMQLIAEAYDLLRQGLGLSPAEIGDVFAGWNDGDLSSYLIEITAQVLRHTDAETGAPFVDVVLDEAEQKGTGRWTVQSALDLGVPVSGIAEAVFARALSGHREQRRAAQQVLPGPGTTWEIEDRDGFVESVRQALYASKVVAYAQGFDQITAGADQYGWDIDRAALARIWRGGCIIRADFLDRIAQVFTDEPDVTTLLTNDYFRGAVSEGQEGWRQVVAGAARNGVPVPGFASALAYYDGLRAERLPAALIQGLRDLFGAHTYLRTDKDGAFHTMWGEDGREVSA is encoded by the coding sequence ATGAGTGATCAGATCGGCGTCACCGGGCTCGCCGTCATGGGCGCCAACCTCGCCCGCAACCTGGCCCGGCACGGCCACCAGGTCGTGCTCCACAACCGCAGCCAGGGGCGCACCGACGCCCTGGTGGAAGCCCACGGCAGCGAGGGCGACCTCGTCCCCACCGGCTCCGTCGCCGAGTTCGTCCAGACCCTGCAGCGGCCGCGCAAGATCATCATCATGGTCAAGGCCGGCGCCCCGACCGACGCCGTGATCGACGAGATCGCCCCGCTGCTCGACGAGGGCGACGTGCTGATGGACGGCGGCAACGCCCTGTTCACCGACACCGTGCGGCGCACCGAGGCCCTCGCCGGGAAGGGCCTGCACTTCGTCGGCACCGGCATCAGCGGTGGCGAGGAGGGCGCCCTCAACGGGCCGAGCATCATGCCCGGCGGCTCGGCCGAGGCCTACGAGCTGGTCGGCCCGCTGCTGGAGTCGATCGCGGCCGTCGTCGACGGCGAGCCGTGCTGCACCCACGTGGGCGAGAGCGGCGCCGGGCACTTCGTGAAGATGGTGCACAACGGCATCGAGTACGCCGACATGCAGCTCATCGCCGAGGCCTACGACCTGCTGCGCCAGGGTCTCGGCCTCTCCCCGGCCGAGATCGGCGACGTCTTCGCCGGCTGGAACGACGGCGACCTGTCCAGCTACCTGATCGAGATCACCGCCCAGGTGCTGCGGCACACCGACGCCGAGACCGGCGCCCCGTTCGTCGACGTCGTGCTCGACGAGGCCGAGCAGAAGGGCACCGGCCGCTGGACGGTGCAGTCCGCGCTCGACCTCGGGGTGCCGGTCAGCGGGATCGCCGAGGCGGTCTTCGCCCGGGCGCTGTCCGGTCACCGCGAGCAGCGGCGGGCGGCGCAGCAGGTGCTGCCCGGGCCGGGCACCACCTGGGAGATCGAGGACCGCGACGGCTTCGTCGAGTCGGTCCGCCAGGCGCTGTATGCGTCCAAGGTGGTCGCCTACGCGCAGGGCTTCGACCAGATCACCGCCGGCGCCGACCAGTACGGCTGGGACATCGACCGGGCCGCGCTGGCCCGGATCTGGCGCGGCGGCTGCATCATCCGGGCCGACTTCCTCGACCGGATCGCCCAGGTGTTCACCGACGAGCCCGACGTGACGACGCTGCTCACCAACGACTACTTCCGCGGCGCGGTGAGCGAGGGCCAGGAGGGCTGGCGGCAGGTCGTCGCCGGGGCCGCACGCAACGGCGTCCCGGTGCCCGGGTTCGCCAGCGCGCTGGCCTACTACGACGGCCTGCGCGCCGAGCGGCTGCCGGCGGCGCTCATCCAGGGGCTGCGTGACCTCTTCGGGGCGCACACCTACCTGCGCACCGACAAGGACGGCGCGTTCCACACGATGTGGGGCGAGGACGGCCGCGAGGTCAGCGCCTGA
- a CDS encoding peroxiredoxin codes for MTETSVAPVRLAPGDPAPEFTLPDADGTPVSLASYRGRRVIVYCYPAALTPGCTTQAVDFTAAAGDLAEAGLDIIGISPDAPDKLLTFREKEGLQITLVSDPEKTVLGAYGAYGPKKLYGKDVVGVIRSTFIVDAEGLVEKASYNVKATGHVAKLMRDLGIA; via the coding sequence ATGACCGAGACGAGCGTCGCCCCCGTCCGCCTCGCGCCCGGTGACCCGGCGCCGGAGTTCACCCTGCCCGACGCCGACGGCACGCCCGTCTCGCTGGCCTCCTACCGGGGCCGGCGCGTGATCGTCTACTGCTACCCGGCGGCGCTCACGCCCGGCTGCACCACCCAGGCGGTCGACTTCACCGCTGCCGCCGGCGACCTCGCCGAGGCCGGGCTCGACATCATCGGCATCTCCCCCGACGCCCCGGACAAGCTGCTCACCTTCCGGGAGAAGGAGGGCCTCCAGATCACCCTCGTCTCCGACCCCGAGAAGACCGTGCTCGGCGCCTACGGCGCGTACGGCCCGAAGAAGCTCTACGGCAAGGACGTCGTCGGCGTCATCCGGTCGACCTTCATCGTCGACGCCGAGGGCCTGGTCGAGAAGGCCTCCTACAACGTCAAGGCCACCGGCCACGTCGCCAAGCTGATGCGCGACCTCGGCATCGCCTGA
- a CDS encoding YjbQ family protein, with the protein MRSELRAVRTGGVPSVVDLTDECAEFVRHEGDGLLQVFVPHATAGIAIIETGAGSDDDLLAQLDMLLPRDDRWRHRHGASGHGRDHVLPAFVPPHATVPVLEGRMALGTWQRICFVDTNIDNPTRHVRFSFLAG; encoded by the coding sequence ATGCGATCGGAGCTGCGAGCCGTGCGCACCGGGGGCGTCCCCTCGGTGGTCGACCTGACCGACGAGTGCGCGGAGTTCGTGCGCCACGAGGGCGACGGGCTGCTGCAGGTGTTCGTCCCGCACGCGACCGCCGGGATCGCGATCATCGAGACCGGCGCGGGCAGCGACGACGACCTGCTGGCCCAGCTGGACATGCTGCTCCCCCGCGACGACCGGTGGCGCCACCGCCACGGCGCCTCCGGCCACGGCCGCGACCACGTGCTGCCGGCCTTCGTCCCGCCGCACGCGACGGTGCCGGTGCTCGAGGGGCGGATGGCCCTGGGCACCTGGCAGCGGATCTGCTTCGTCGACACCAACATCGACAACCCGACGCGGCACGTGCGGTTCAGCTTCCTGGCCGGCTGA
- the rph gene encoding ribonuclease PH: MTRPDGRSADQLRPVTITRNWLDHAEGSVLVEFGRTRVLCAASVTEGVPRWRKGSGLGWVTAEYSMLPRATHTRNDRESVKGKVGGRTHEISRLIGRSLRASIDLSALGENSIALDCDVLQADGGTRTAAITGAYVALADAVSWLGERKKLARPTAITQSVAAISVGVIDGEPRLDLAYEEDVRAGTDMNVVCTADGNFVEVQGTAEGAVFDRPTLDQLLDLAVAGCAELTVLQQQALAG, encoded by the coding sequence GTGACCCGCCCCGACGGCCGCAGTGCCGACCAGCTCCGCCCGGTGACCATCACCCGCAACTGGCTCGACCACGCCGAGGGCTCGGTGCTGGTGGAGTTCGGCCGAACCCGGGTGCTCTGCGCGGCCAGCGTCACCGAGGGCGTGCCGCGCTGGCGCAAGGGCTCGGGCCTGGGCTGGGTGACCGCCGAGTACTCGATGCTGCCGCGGGCCACCCACACCCGCAACGACCGCGAGTCGGTCAAGGGCAAGGTCGGCGGCCGCACCCACGAGATCAGCCGGCTCATCGGCCGCTCGCTGCGGGCCAGCATCGATCTGTCCGCGCTGGGTGAGAACAGCATCGCGCTGGACTGCGACGTCCTGCAGGCCGACGGCGGCACCCGCACCGCGGCGATCACCGGCGCCTACGTCGCGCTGGCCGACGCCGTGTCCTGGCTGGGGGAGCGTAAGAAGCTGGCCCGGCCCACCGCGATCACCCAGTCCGTGGCGGCGATCAGCGTCGGCGTCATCGACGGGGAGCCGCGGCTGGACCTCGCCTACGAGGAGGACGTGCGCGCCGGCACCGACATGAACGTCGTCTGCACCGCCGACGGCAACTTCGTCGAGGTGCAGGGGACGGCGGAGGGCGCGGTGTTCGACCGGCCGACCCTCGACCAGCTGCTCGACCTCGCCGTCGCCGGCTGCGCCGAGTTGACCGTGCTGCAGCAGCAGGCCCTCGCGGGATGA
- the rdgB gene encoding RdgB/HAM1 family non-canonical purine NTP pyrophosphatase codes for MSRLLLATRNAGKLAELQRLLTTAVPGVEVVGLRDVEEYPEAPETGATFEDNALLKAREAVRYTGLPAVADDSGIAVDALNGMPGVLSARWSGRHGDDPANTALLLGQLADVPEERRGAAFVCAAALVTPDGFEHVLRAEWRGRVIGEGRGTNGFGYDPVFVPDGLELTSAELSPQEKDARSHRGQAFTALLPVVAEVLSGR; via the coding sequence ATGAGCCGCCTCCTGCTGGCCACCCGCAACGCCGGCAAGCTGGCCGAGCTGCAGCGGCTGCTGACCACCGCCGTCCCCGGCGTCGAAGTCGTGGGCCTGCGCGACGTCGAGGAGTACCCCGAGGCCCCGGAGACCGGCGCGACGTTCGAGGACAACGCGCTGCTCAAGGCCCGCGAGGCGGTCCGGTACACCGGGCTGCCCGCGGTGGCCGACGACTCCGGCATCGCCGTCGACGCGCTCAACGGCATGCCGGGCGTGCTGTCGGCGCGCTGGTCGGGCCGGCACGGCGACGACCCGGCGAACACCGCGCTGCTGCTCGGGCAGCTGGCCGACGTGCCGGAGGAGCGGCGCGGCGCGGCGTTCGTCTGCGCCGCGGCGCTGGTCACCCCCGACGGGTTCGAGCACGTGCTCCGGGCGGAGTGGCGCGGCCGGGTCATCGGCGAGGGCCGGGGCACCAACGGCTTCGGCTACGACCCGGTCTTCGTGCCCGACGGGCTGGAGCTGACCTCCGCGGAGCTCTCGCCGCAGGAGAAGGACGCGCGCAGCCACCGCGGCCAGGCGTTCACCGCCCTGCTGCCGGTGGTCGCCGAGGTGCTGAGCGGGCGCTGA
- a CDS encoding DUF3618 domain-containing protein, with product MPRSPEQIQQEIDAARESLGSTLDELAYRTNPTRLKAQGKAKAQAFLQSPAGLAVEGAVGLVVTLVLTTKVVRRVRSRRRARPALGSTRRR from the coding sequence GTGCCACGCAGCCCCGAGCAGATCCAGCAGGAGATCGACGCCGCCCGAGAGTCCCTCGGGTCGACGTTGGACGAGCTGGCGTACCGCACCAACCCCACGCGGCTGAAGGCGCAGGGCAAGGCGAAGGCCCAGGCCTTCCTGCAGAGCCCGGCCGGCCTCGCCGTCGAGGGCGCCGTCGGTCTGGTGGTCACCCTCGTGCTGACGACCAAGGTCGTCCGCCGCGTCCGCAGCCGCCGCCGTGCCCGTCCTGCGCTCGGCAGCACCCGCCGACGCTGA
- a CDS encoding GNAT family N-acetyltransferase: MPVLRSAAPADADAVTAVHLASRAAAMPWLPVVHTPAETRWWVEHVVLTQLRTWVAVSGDDVLGFVAVDDGRLEQLYLRPDRRRQGLGTLLFRQAQQAEPAGFTFAVFARNAPARAFYERLGCRVVARSDGRGNEEREPDITYAWRP; encoded by the coding sequence GTGCCCGTCCTGCGCTCGGCAGCACCCGCCGACGCTGACGCCGTCACGGCGGTCCACCTGGCCTCCCGCGCCGCGGCGATGCCCTGGTTGCCCGTCGTGCACACCCCGGCGGAGACCCGGTGGTGGGTGGAGCACGTCGTCCTGACACAGCTCCGCACCTGGGTCGCCGTCTCCGGCGACGACGTCCTCGGCTTCGTGGCCGTGGACGACGGCCGCCTCGAGCAGCTGTACCTGCGCCCCGACCGGCGGCGGCAGGGCCTCGGCACGCTGCTGTTCCGGCAGGCCCAGCAGGCGGAACCGGCCGGTTTCACCTTCGCCGTGTTCGCCCGCAACGCCCCGGCGCGCGCGTTCTACGAGCGGCTGGGCTGCCGGGTGGTCGCCCGGAGCGACGGTCGGGGCAACGAGGAGCGGGAGCCCGACATCACCTACGCGTGGCGTCCCTGA
- a CDS encoding DUF427 domain-containing protein, with amino-acid sequence MLHPTPDPAGPGQESVWDYPRPPSAEVTGRRVEVTVGARVVAGTNRAVRVCETSHPPVYYVPREDVVPGVLERGDGSSWCEFKGQATYWDVVVDGVRHPSVAWSYERPSPGYEHLRGALAFYPSRVDGATVDGEAVRAQAGDFYGGWITSDVVGPFKGEPGTRGW; translated from the coding sequence GTGCTGCACCCCACCCCTGATCCTGCAGGTCCCGGCCAGGAGTCCGTCTGGGACTACCCCCGCCCACCCTCGGCGGAGGTCACCGGCCGCCGCGTCGAGGTGACCGTCGGCGCCCGGGTGGTCGCCGGCACGAACCGGGCCGTCCGGGTCTGCGAGACCAGCCACCCGCCGGTCTACTACGTGCCCCGCGAGGACGTCGTCCCCGGCGTGCTGGAGCGCGGCGACGGGTCGTCGTGGTGCGAGTTCAAGGGGCAGGCCACCTACTGGGACGTCGTCGTCGACGGCGTCCGGCACCCCTCGGTCGCCTGGTCCTACGAGCGGCCCTCGCCGGGGTACGAGCACCTGCGCGGGGCGCTGGCGTTCTACCCGAGCCGGGTGGACGGCGCGACGGTCGACGGCGAGGCGGTCCGCGCCCAGGCCGGCGACTTCTACGGCGGCTGGATCACCTCCGACGTGGTCGGCCCGTTCAAGGGCGAGCCGGGCACGCGGGGCTGGTGA
- a CDS encoding metal-sensitive transcriptional regulator, translating to MTGYAGEKDQLLARLKRVEGQVRGIARMVEDDTYCIDVLTQVSAATKALQAVALGLLDDHLAHCVRDAVASSAADDGAAADAKIAEASAAIARLVRS from the coding sequence ATGACGGGCTACGCGGGGGAGAAGGACCAGCTGCTCGCGCGCCTCAAGCGCGTGGAGGGCCAGGTCCGCGGCATCGCGCGGATGGTCGAGGACGACACGTACTGCATCGACGTGCTGACCCAGGTCTCCGCGGCCACCAAGGCGCTGCAGGCGGTCGCGCTCGGCCTGCTCGACGACCATCTGGCCCACTGCGTCCGGGACGCGGTGGCCAGCAGCGCCGCCGACGACGGCGCCGCGGCCGACGCGAAGATCGCGGAGGCCTCCGCCGCCATCGCCCGGCTCGTCCGTTCCTGA
- a CDS encoding heavy-metal-associated domain-containing protein, with amino-acid sequence MDFTVSGMTCQHCVASVTEEVSELGVSEVEVDLATGRLHVVGDVTAEQVQAAVAEAGSYTAQPA; translated from the coding sequence ATGGACTTCACCGTCAGCGGCATGACCTGCCAGCACTGCGTCGCCTCGGTCACCGAGGAGGTCAGCGAGCTCGGCGTCTCCGAGGTGGAGGTCGACCTGGCCACCGGCCGGCTGCACGTCGTCGGCGACGTGACGGCCGAGCAGGTGCAGGCCGCGGTCGCCGAGGCCGGCAGCTACACCGCACAGCCGGCATGA
- a CDS encoding cation-translocating P-type ATPase produces MTAGPEAARSEARSPMDEVRLDITGMTCASCANRIERKLNKLDGVAASVNYATEAATVRFDPARVDTGRLLDTVAAAGYSAALPVPPADDDRDAPVAPEFALRQRLLVSAVLALPVVLLSMVPAWQFTNWQWVALAMATPVVLWGAWPFHRAAVVNARHGASTMDTLVSIGITAAYLWSLWALILGDAGMPGMRMEFSLLPQRGAGHDELYLEVASAVTVFLLAGRWAEARAKRRSGAALAALLELGVREAAVLRDGTEVRVPIAELAVGMRFVVRPGEKVATDGLVVSGSSAVDLSMLTGESVPVEVAEGDRVTGATVNVGGRLVVEATRVGADTTLAQLGRLVTQAQSGKAQVQRLADRVSAVFVPVVLVIALGTLLAWLLLTGDATAAFTAAVAVLVIACPCALGLATPTALLVGTGRGAQLGVLIKGPEVLESTRRVDTVVLDKTGTVTTGQMSVVEVAGHPDTLRLAAAVEAGSEHPIARAVVAAAGAPLAAVTGFASQAGTGVTGTVEGHQVVVGGRPELLAELAAVVDGAEAAGRTAVAVAWDGEVRGVLVVADTVKPTSAAAITRLRALGLAPVLVTGDNAGAAAAVARAVGLAPDEVVSGVLPAGKVDVVRDLQARGRVVAMVGDGVNDAPALAQADLGLAMGSGTDVAIEASDLTLVRADLDAAVDAVRLARRTLAVIKGNLFWAFAYNVALVPLAALGFLNPLLAGLAMAASSVLVVTNSLRLRRFRSAA; encoded by the coding sequence ATGACCGCCGGGCCGGAGGCGGCCCGGTCCGAGGCCCGGTCGCCGATGGACGAGGTCCGCCTCGACATCACCGGGATGACCTGCGCCAGCTGCGCCAACCGGATCGAGCGCAAGCTCAACAAGCTCGACGGCGTTGCGGCCAGCGTCAACTACGCCACCGAGGCCGCGACCGTGCGCTTCGACCCCGCCCGGGTCGACACCGGCCGCCTCCTCGACACCGTGGCCGCCGCCGGCTACTCCGCCGCACTGCCGGTGCCACCGGCCGACGACGACCGGGACGCCCCCGTCGCGCCCGAGTTCGCCCTCCGCCAGCGGCTCCTGGTCAGCGCCGTGCTGGCGCTGCCGGTGGTGCTGCTGTCGATGGTGCCGGCCTGGCAGTTCACGAACTGGCAGTGGGTGGCGCTGGCGATGGCCACCCCGGTCGTGCTCTGGGGGGCCTGGCCCTTCCACCGCGCCGCCGTCGTCAACGCCCGGCACGGCGCCAGCACCATGGACACCCTGGTCTCGATAGGCATCACCGCGGCCTACCTGTGGTCGCTGTGGGCGCTGATCCTGGGCGACGCCGGGATGCCCGGCATGCGGATGGAGTTCTCCCTGCTCCCGCAGCGGGGCGCCGGCCACGACGAGCTCTACCTCGAGGTCGCCTCCGCCGTCACCGTCTTCCTGCTGGCCGGCCGCTGGGCCGAGGCCCGCGCCAAGCGCCGTTCCGGTGCCGCGCTGGCCGCCCTGCTCGAGCTGGGCGTGCGCGAGGCCGCCGTGCTGCGCGACGGCACCGAGGTGCGCGTGCCCATCGCCGAGCTGGCCGTGGGGATGCGGTTCGTCGTCCGGCCGGGGGAGAAGGTCGCCACCGACGGGCTCGTCGTGAGCGGCAGCTCCGCGGTCGACCTGTCCATGCTCACCGGGGAGAGCGTGCCCGTCGAGGTCGCCGAGGGCGACCGGGTCACCGGCGCCACGGTCAACGTCGGTGGCCGGCTGGTCGTCGAGGCCACCCGGGTCGGCGCGGACACCACGCTGGCCCAGCTCGGCCGGCTGGTCACCCAGGCGCAGAGCGGCAAGGCGCAGGTGCAGCGGCTGGCCGACCGGGTGTCGGCGGTGTTCGTGCCGGTCGTGCTGGTCATCGCCCTCGGCACGCTGCTGGCCTGGCTGCTCCTCACCGGTGACGCCACGGCCGCCTTCACCGCTGCCGTCGCCGTGCTGGTCATCGCCTGCCCGTGCGCGCTCGGCCTGGCCACGCCCACGGCGCTGCTGGTCGGTACCGGCCGCGGCGCCCAGCTGGGCGTGCTGATCAAGGGCCCCGAGGTGCTGGAGAGCACGCGCCGAGTGGACACCGTCGTGCTGGACAAGACCGGCACGGTCACCACGGGGCAGATGAGCGTGGTCGAGGTCGCCGGGCACCCGGACACGCTGCGGCTGGCCGCCGCCGTCGAGGCCGGCAGTGAGCACCCGATCGCCCGTGCGGTCGTCGCCGCGGCCGGTGCGCCCCTCGCGGCGGTCACCGGCTTCGCCAGCCAGGCCGGCACCGGCGTCACCGGCACCGTCGAGGGCCACCAGGTCGTCGTCGGTGGGCGCCCGGAGCTGCTGGCAGAGCTGGCCGCGGTCGTGGACGGCGCCGAGGCCGCCGGGCGCACCGCCGTCGCCGTCGCCTGGGACGGCGAGGTCCGGGGCGTGCTGGTCGTCGCGGACACCGTCAAGCCCACCAGCGCCGCGGCCATCACCCGGCTGCGGGCGCTCGGGCTGGCGCCGGTGCTGGTGACCGGTGACAACGCCGGCGCCGCCGCCGCGGTCGCCCGCGCCGTCGGCCTGGCACCCGACGAGGTCGTCTCCGGGGTGCTGCCGGCCGGCAAGGTCGACGTCGTCCGCGACCTGCAGGCCCGCGGCCGGGTGGTCGCGATGGTCGGCGACGGCGTCAACGACGCCCCCGCGCTCGCCCAGGCCGACCTGGGGCTGGCCATGGGGTCGGGCACCGACGTGGCCATCGAGGCCAGCGACCTGACCCTGGTGCGCGCCGACCTCGACGCCGCCGTCGACGCCGTCCGGCTGGCCCGGCGCACCCTCGCGGTGATCAAGGGCAACCTGTTCTGGGCCTTCGCCTACAACGTGGCGCTGGTGCCGCTGGCCGCGCTGGGGTTCCTCAACCCGCTGCTGGCCGGGCTGGCGATGGCGGCGTCCTCGGTGCTGGTGGTGACCAACAGCCTGCGGCTGCGCCGCTTCCGGTCGGCCGCCTGA
- a CDS encoding TetR/AcrR family transcriptional regulator, with the protein MSELSAPHGDRPGRGGRPRDPSRDGAIRSAILAVLAESGYAGLTMDAVAATAGVGKATIYRRWRTKSDLVADAVAELSETSMTLPDTGSLEGDLRDLLRGLVAAVNGPLGAATLSLMSALPHEPALKEAFRSGPMEVWSDMYRQVWGRAVARGEVDDSVPGSAVSSSASAPILQRWLFSTAPVTDAFADEIISEVVLPLLAVRRAA; encoded by the coding sequence GTGTCCGAGCTGAGCGCCCCCCACGGTGACCGACCAGGTCGGGGCGGTCGCCCACGCGACCCCTCGCGGGACGGTGCGATCCGCTCGGCGATCCTCGCGGTGCTCGCCGAGTCCGGGTACGCCGGGCTCACCATGGACGCCGTGGCCGCCACCGCCGGGGTGGGCAAGGCGACGATCTACCGCCGCTGGCGCACCAAGTCCGACCTGGTCGCCGACGCCGTCGCCGAGCTGAGCGAGACGTCGATGACCCTGCCCGACACCGGGTCGCTGGAGGGTGACCTGCGGGACCTGCTGCGCGGGCTGGTGGCCGCCGTCAACGGCCCGCTCGGTGCGGCGACGCTGTCGCTGATGTCGGCGCTGCCGCACGAGCCGGCGCTGAAGGAGGCCTTCCGCAGCGGTCCGATGGAGGTGTGGTCGGACATGTACCGTCAGGTCTGGGGCCGCGCCGTGGCGCGCGGCGAGGTCGACGACTCGGTGCCCGGCAGTGCGGTGTCCTCCTCGGCCAGCGCGCCGATCCTGCAGCGCTGGCTGTTCAGCACCGCACCGGTCACCGACGCCTTCGCCGACGAGATCATCAGCGAGGTCGTCCTGCCGCTGCTCGCCGTCCGCCGGGCCGCCTGA
- a CDS encoding EAL domain-containing protein, with product MTGPVDSVRPSWETPRSARRLLLASTLSHVLPSISRVAGAMGLRIGTAPGLLDVVDDEGGRRIDRLLQRLARELTSAETEAVRVTTDPPADGVALATRLLTAPTLAVELARRGITVEMGLLTGAELWPVYQPIMSLTSGGMVGHEALLRGRVDGREVGGGDLFFLAERAGWTRRLDRLAREAAISNAAGWLGDADLYVNSDPASISRPSVCLASTERAVHEAGIDPRQLVFEVVASHAVTDREHLLSVLEHHRSLGWRVALDDVGVGWSSLALVSVVRPDVVKLSKALVARLHEPGPNAIARALTELTHLHGGTVVAEGVESELMADQARAVGADLGQGWLFGRPVRPEPESEPELVLV from the coding sequence GTGACCGGCCCCGTCGACTCCGTGCGTCCCTCGTGGGAGACCCCGCGGTCTGCCCGCCGTCTCCTCCTGGCCAGCACCCTGAGCCACGTGCTGCCCAGCATCTCGCGGGTGGCCGGGGCCATGGGGCTGCGCATCGGCACCGCCCCGGGACTGCTGGACGTCGTCGACGACGAGGGCGGCCGGCGGATCGACCGGCTGCTGCAGCGGCTGGCCCGCGAGCTGACCTCCGCAGAGACGGAGGCCGTGCGGGTCACCACCGACCCGCCCGCCGACGGTGTCGCGCTGGCCACCCGGCTGCTCACCGCGCCGACGCTCGCCGTCGAGCTCGCCCGCCGCGGCATCACCGTGGAGATGGGGCTGCTGACGGGCGCGGAGCTGTGGCCGGTCTACCAGCCGATCATGTCGCTGACCTCCGGCGGGATGGTCGGCCACGAGGCGCTGCTGCGCGGCCGGGTCGACGGCCGCGAGGTGGGCGGCGGCGACCTGTTCTTCCTCGCCGAGCGCGCCGGCTGGACCCGCCGGCTGGACCGGCTGGCCCGCGAGGCGGCGATCAGCAACGCCGCCGGCTGGCTGGGCGACGCCGACCTGTACGTCAACTCCGACCCCGCGTCGATCTCCCGGCCCTCGGTCTGCCTGGCCAGCACCGAGCGGGCCGTGCACGAGGCCGGCATCGACCCCCGGCAGCTGGTGTTCGAGGTGGTCGCCTCGCACGCGGTCACCGACCGGGAGCACCTGCTGTCGGTGCTGGAGCACCACCGCTCACTGGGCTGGCGGGTCGCTCTGGACGACGTGGGCGTCGGCTGGTCCAGCCTGGCGCTGGTGTCGGTCGTGCGCCCCGACGTCGTCAAGCTGAGCAAGGCGCTCGTCGCCCGGCTGCACGAGCCCGGCCCGAACGCGATCGCCCGGGCGCTGACCGAGCTCACCCACCTGCACGGCGGCACGGTCGTCGCCGAGGGCGTGGAGTCCGAGCTGATGGCCGACCAGGCGCGGGCCGTGGGCGCCGACCTCGGCCAGGGCTGGCTGTTCGGCCGCCCGGTGCGCCCCGAGCCGGAGTCCGAGCCCGAGCTCGTCCTGGTCTGA